One window of the Archaeoglobus neptunius genome contains the following:
- a CDS encoding geranylgeranyl reductase family protein, with the protein MDVAVAGVGIAGAFALRRLKKSLNVVGIDKRKKLGYPVECGEIIPTKKEMKILLPDLDDYSLFDLPRHYESNRTKEVHFILPNGKTFEIDFEFHVVNRDEMIRSIAESSGHELMLETRVEGLKDGKLITSRGEIDAKVIVASDGPNSKMARSLNLPKHEFSPAKQYVMDGIECDDDVVYMYIGRKISPGAYGWIIPKGNGIGNVGIGFRPEYADKGDTIVRALDRFVREYPYSSQFLKKAKVISSIGAVVPVDLPYETAVYSNILFAGDSASMIISHVGGGIPTSMVAGDAAAKVINDYFDGGIDLREYDKLWKKYLYGPLVNAYHLKRMWDRFSDDDDRMSKILSLASNSDMGKILRCRIPWKIKALSVFLPIVERIL; encoded by the coding sequence ATGGATGTAGCCGTTGCAGGCGTTGGCATTGCAGGAGCTTTTGCACTGAGAAGACTTAAAAAGTCCCTGAATGTGGTGGGAATAGATAAAAGGAAAAAACTGGGCTATCCCGTTGAATGTGGGGAAATCATACCCACAAAAAAGGAAATGAAGATCCTGCTTCCGGATCTTGATGATTACTCTCTTTTCGATTTGCCCAGACATTACGAGAGCAACAGAACGAAAGAGGTGCATTTCATCCTTCCGAACGGAAAAACGTTCGAAATAGACTTTGAGTTCCATGTTGTAAACAGAGACGAGATGATTCGTAGTATTGCGGAAAGTTCAGGACATGAGCTCATGCTCGAAACGAGAGTTGAGGGGCTGAAAGATGGAAAACTGATCACAAGCAGGGGAGAAATTGATGCAAAGGTTATTGTGGCATCCGACGGCCCAAACTCCAAAATGGCCCGATCTCTGAACCTGCCGAAACATGAGTTCTCACCTGCAAAGCAGTACGTTATGGACGGAATCGAGTGTGATGATGACGTCGTTTACATGTACATCGGAAGAAAGATCTCCCCGGGAGCGTACGGATGGATAATTCCCAAGGGAAACGGGATCGGAAATGTGGGAATCGGCTTCAGACCGGAATATGCAGATAAGGGCGATACGATTGTGAGGGCCCTCGACAGATTTGTCAGGGAGTATCCATACTCATCCCAATTTCTCAAAAAAGCTAAGGTGATAAGCAGCATTGGAGCAGTTGTACCGGTAGACCTGCCATATGAAACAGCCGTTTACAGTAACATCCTTTTCGCCGGGGATTCTGCCAGCATGATCATCAGTCACGTTGGTGGAGGAATCCCCACATCCATGGTTGCCGGGGATGCTGCTGCGAAGGTGATAAACGATTACTTTGATGGCGGCATCGACCTCAGAGAATACGACAAACTGTGGAAAAAGTACCTCTATGGACCGCTGGTTAACGCGTATCATCTGAAACGGATGTGGGACAGATTTTCGGATGACGATGACAGGATGAGCAAAATCCTGAGCCTGGCAAGCAATTCAGATATGGGAAAAATACTTAGGTGCAGAATACCCTGGAAGATCAAAGCATTATCAGTCTTCCTGCCGATTGTTGAGCGAATTCTCTGA
- a CDS encoding radical SAM protein, with amino-acid sequence MYDFPPFRPPSEAGSYLIRVVRGCNWNRCAFCAMYKGLRFELRRKEDVLRDIDRISNYFPHSRTAFLGDSNPLIHPDIVEIVEYLKKKRPEIDRITAYARIKTISKMPEERLRALKDAGLTRLHMGLESGDREVLKLVSKGIEPEDAIEAGKKATKYFEVTYYIMTGLGGRERSRKHAINTAEVINRAKPTFVRVRNLTVIEGTPIENMIGREITLLDAMGQLEELRTLIERIKVETFFTCDHVSNYLFTRSGAIFYGVHGKLPDERESMLEQIEDTMKTVEVLEKSGERVLTSNDMYKLGLITL; translated from the coding sequence ATGTACGATTTTCCACCCTTCCGCCCACCGAGCGAGGCTGGGAGCTATCTGATCAGAGTTGTCAGGGGATGTAACTGGAATCGATGTGCATTCTGTGCGATGTACAAGGGGTTGAGGTTCGAGCTGAGAAGGAAGGAGGACGTTTTGAGGGATATAGATCGGATATCCAACTACTTTCCGCATTCGAGAACGGCTTTTCTCGGTGACTCCAATCCACTTATACATCCTGACATAGTTGAGATCGTGGAGTATCTGAAGAAGAAAAGGCCCGAGATAGATAGAATCACGGCCTACGCCAGGATAAAAACGATATCAAAAATGCCGGAGGAGAGACTGAGGGCTTTGAAGGATGCAGGATTGACGAGATTGCACATGGGGCTTGAGAGCGGTGACAGAGAAGTTCTCAAGCTTGTGAGTAAAGGGATCGAACCAGAAGATGCCATTGAGGCGGGTAAAAAGGCAACTAAGTACTTCGAAGTCACATATTACATCATGACGGGTCTGGGTGGGAGGGAAAGAAGTAGGAAGCACGCAATAAACACGGCAGAGGTAATAAACCGGGCAAAACCAACGTTTGTCAGGGTTCGCAACCTCACGGTTATAGAGGGTACACCGATTGAGAATATGATCGGAAGGGAAATAACACTGCTCGATGCGATGGGACAGCTTGAAGAACTCAGAACGCTGATTGAAAGAATAAAGGTTGAAACTTTCTTCACATGCGATCATGTTTCAAACTACCTTTTCACGAGGAGCGGAGCAATTTTCTACGGTGTTCATGGAAAGTTGCCTGATGAGCGAGAGAGCATGCTGGAGCAGATCGAGGATACGATGAAGACGGTTGAGGTTCTCGAAAAAAGCGGTGAGAGGGTTTTGACGAGCAACGATATGTATAAGCTCGGGCTGATCACATTGTAA
- a CDS encoding ribosome biogenesis/translation initiation ATPase RLI, translating to MALRIAVVDRDRCQPKKCGHECVKYCPRVRTGDETVKIEEKAVISENLCVGCGICVKKCPMNAIWIVGLPKDLEGKEVHRYGKNGFVLYNLPVPRKGYVVGILGPNGTGKTTTVKILSGQLKPNLGKEDVSWDEIFERFAGTELLDYMKGIKDKQIRVSQKPQYIEVIPKVYSGKARDLLERVDERGILEEMIEKLGLSEAVKRDVKDLSGGELQRLAIAACILRDADFYFFDEVTSYLDIYQRIAVANVIRELSKEKTVMIVEHDLAILDMLADFVHITYGTPGVFGVVTSAKGARVGINQYLRGYLAEENIRIRDKPIEFDAFQPREGMGEEILVEYPAFSKSYNGFRLDVESGEIYAGEVLGVVGPNATGKSTFVKVLAGVIEDDEKKVSLDVKVSYKPQYVKADVDMQVGMFLRRINPMVDSSYYKTEFIKPLMLENLLDRYLDDLSGGELQRVAIVACLLREADLYLLDEPSAHLDVEQRTEAARVIRRFALNTGRSVLVVDHDIYLIDMVSDRLLVFEGEAGRHGIAKKPRNMREGMNLFLSRLGITFRRDEETKRPRVNKPESRLDREQKAAGEYYYYFA from the coding sequence ATGGCTCTGAGAATTGCCGTGGTTGACAGAGATCGCTGCCAGCCGAAGAAATGCGGTCATGAGTGTGTGAAGTACTGCCCGAGAGTGAGGACAGGTGACGAGACTGTAAAGATAGAAGAAAAAGCCGTGATTTCCGAGAACCTCTGCGTGGGCTGCGGAATCTGTGTCAAAAAATGCCCGATGAACGCAATATGGATAGTTGGCCTGCCCAAGGATCTGGAAGGAAAAGAAGTGCACAGATACGGTAAAAACGGATTTGTGCTTTACAATCTCCCAGTGCCCAGAAAGGGTTATGTTGTTGGAATTCTGGGGCCAAATGGTACAGGAAAGACCACCACTGTGAAAATTCTCTCCGGACAGCTAAAACCCAACCTCGGCAAGGAGGATGTGAGCTGGGATGAAATTTTCGAGAGGTTCGCAGGGACGGAGCTTCTTGACTACATGAAAGGAATAAAGGACAAACAGATCCGAGTCAGCCAGAAACCCCAGTACATTGAAGTTATCCCAAAGGTCTACAGCGGAAAAGCCCGGGATCTGCTTGAAAGGGTTGATGAAAGGGGCATACTGGAAGAGATGATCGAGAAGCTGGGTCTGAGTGAGGCCGTAAAGAGAGATGTTAAAGATCTCAGTGGAGGAGAGCTGCAAAGACTCGCAATCGCTGCGTGTATTTTGAGGGACGCAGACTTTTACTTCTTTGATGAGGTGACATCATACCTGGATATATACCAGAGAATAGCGGTGGCGAATGTGATCAGAGAGCTTTCTAAGGAGAAAACCGTGATGATTGTGGAGCACGATCTTGCCATCCTTGACATGCTCGCAGACTTCGTTCACATAACATACGGAACCCCAGGAGTTTTTGGAGTCGTTACCAGTGCGAAGGGGGCAAGGGTGGGAATAAACCAGTATCTCAGAGGATATCTGGCGGAAGAGAACATAAGAATAAGAGATAAGCCGATAGAATTCGATGCCTTCCAGCCGAGAGAGGGAATGGGAGAGGAAATACTTGTTGAGTATCCGGCGTTCAGCAAAAGCTACAATGGCTTTAGGCTTGACGTGGAGAGTGGGGAAATCTATGCCGGAGAAGTTCTCGGAGTTGTTGGACCAAACGCAACAGGAAAATCCACCTTTGTCAAGGTACTGGCCGGTGTTATTGAGGACGATGAGAAGAAGGTCAGTCTTGATGTGAAGGTGAGCTACAAACCACAGTACGTGAAGGCGGATGTTGACATGCAGGTGGGAATGTTTCTGAGAAGGATCAACCCCATGGTAGACAGCTCTTACTACAAAACAGAGTTCATAAAGCCACTTATGCTCGAGAATCTGCTGGACAGGTATCTCGACGACCTGAGCGGGGGAGAGCTGCAGAGGGTTGCGATTGTGGCGTGTCTGCTGAGGGAGGCAGATCTGTATCTGCTCGACGAACCCTCGGCCCACCTCGATGTGGAGCAGAGGACTGAAGCTGCGAGAGTCATAAGAAGGTTCGCCCTGAACACGGGCAGAAGTGTTCTTGTTGTTGACCATGATATCTATCTCATCGACATGGTGAGCGACAGGCTGCTTGTCTTTGAGGGAGAGGCAGGGAGGCACGGTATAGCGAAAAAGCCGAGGAATATGAGGGAAGGAATGAACCTTTTCCTATCCAGACTGGGGATAACATTCAGAAGGGACGAGGAAACAAAGAGACCGAGAGTGAACAAGCCAGAGTCAAGGCTGGACAGGGAGCAGAAAGCTGCCGGGGAGTATTACTACTACTTTGCGTAA
- a CDS encoding phosphoglycolate phosphatase yields the protein MFRPHALAVDIDGTLTDRKRALNCKAVEALRRVRIPVILATGNISCFARAAAKLIGVSDIVICENGGVVRFEYDGNDIILGSKEKCIRALEILERHYEIELLDFEYRKSEICLRRTFDIDEARKMIGGMGVKLIDSGFAYHITDSEVSKGKALVYVAERLGIEPESFAVIGDSENDMEMFEVAGFGIAVANADERLREVADLVTPSNDGEGVVEALEFLGLI from the coding sequence ATGTTCAGGCCGCATGCACTCGCGGTGGACATTGATGGAACCCTTACAGACAGAAAAAGGGCATTGAACTGCAAGGCGGTGGAAGCGTTAAGAAGGGTGAGAATACCGGTGATTCTTGCGACGGGAAACATCTCCTGCTTTGCAAGGGCTGCAGCGAAGCTGATTGGCGTTTCTGACATCGTAATCTGCGAGAACGGTGGTGTCGTCAGATTTGAGTATGATGGGAATGATATAATTCTGGGCAGTAAGGAAAAATGCATAAGAGCCCTTGAGATTCTTGAAAGGCACTATGAGATCGAGCTGCTCGATTTTGAGTACAGAAAATCGGAGATCTGTCTTAGAAGAACCTTTGACATCGATGAGGCAAGGAAGATGATCGGAGGAATGGGCGTAAAGCTCATCGATTCAGGATTTGCATATCACATCACGGACTCTGAGGTCAGCAAGGGCAAGGCACTGGTTTATGTGGCTGAAAGGCTGGGGATTGAGCCGGAAAGCTTTGCTGTTATAGGAGACTCCGAAAATGATATGGAAATGTTCGAGGTTGCTGGATTCGGCATTGCTGTTGCAAATGCGGATGAGAGGTTAAGAGAGGTTGCAGATCTTGTTACGCCCTCGAACGATGGAGAAGGTGTTGTTGAGGCTCTGGAGTTCCTTGGGTTGATTTGA
- a CDS encoding YkgJ family cysteine cluster protein: protein MLVPWKRVASWHCNACGVCCRVYKPKLTLYEYLKLRTTGFVEEKAGKFYLKKVGGRCPFQRGNLCSLQQTIKPLSCKLFPFVILKKGSDDALFEFEDREYFVYADPFCPNLRIKRDCTPSVYSAVKEAIMLFEGRGEFKLLTSNQPKELQSLNNTFSIVRGRNKICNLS, encoded by the coding sequence ATGCTGGTGCCATGGAAACGTGTTGCTTCATGGCACTGCAATGCATGCGGAGTATGCTGCAGAGTTTACAAACCGAAGCTGACTCTATATGAGTACCTGAAGCTCAGAACCACGGGTTTTGTCGAAGAAAAGGCGGGAAAGTTCTATCTCAAAAAGGTAGGTGGAAGGTGCCCTTTTCAGAGAGGAAATCTGTGTTCATTGCAGCAAACCATAAAACCACTGAGCTGTAAGCTCTTTCCGTTCGTCATTTTAAAGAAGGGAAGTGATGACGCCCTGTTTGAGTTCGAAGACAGAGAGTACTTTGTCTATGCCGATCCGTTCTGTCCCAACCTCAGAATAAAAAGAGACTGTACACCATCAGTGTACAGTGCAGTCAAAGAAGCCATAATGCTCTTCGAAGGTAGAGGAGAATTCAAACTGCTCACCTCAAATCAACCCAAGGAACTCCAGAGCCTCAACAACACCTTCTCCATCGTTCGAGGGCGTAACAAGATCTGCAACCTCTCTTAA
- a CDS encoding succinate dehydrogenase gives MESAKSVMEPVAWILQMLTGLIMVVLVTVHFYVTHMISHDALEYSAVVERVSSPVFQGMYALLLLVVSFHAFNGLRAIVLDTNAGMRSRGTINVLTTLMFLVAFFYGLYLLISI, from the coding sequence ATGGAATCGGCGAAGAGTGTTATGGAGCCTGTAGCCTGGATTCTGCAGATGCTAACTGGTCTGATAATGGTCGTGCTGGTCACCGTGCACTTTTACGTTACCCACATGATCTCACACGACGCCCTGGAGTACTCCGCCGTTGTTGAAAGAGTCAGCTCTCCGGTCTTCCAGGGAATGTACGCTCTGCTTTTGCTGGTGGTATCATTTCACGCCTTCAACGGCCTGAGGGCGATAGTTCTCGATACCAACGCTGGAATGAGGAGCAGAGGAACTATAAACGTACTTACAACTCTGATGTTTCTCGTCGCATTCTTCTACGGCCTGTATCTGCTGATATCCATCTAA
- a CDS encoding succinate dehydrogenase, which produces MGVTDWFRFGDRSIFSWAFTFQRLTGIVLLVYLLLHLTYLTSLLDKTGATYQSMVALTVSKQFLIFDILLVLCGVFHGINGFRVILHEFGIAYEYRKALLVISAILVIVVWLYASYIMYSLEGG; this is translated from the coding sequence ATGGGTGTTACAGACTGGTTCAGATTTGGGGACAGGAGCATTTTTAGCTGGGCCTTCACCTTCCAGCGTTTGACCGGAATAGTCCTGCTCGTATATCTCCTGCTGCACCTGACCTATCTGACGTCTCTGCTGGACAAAACCGGAGCGACCTATCAGAGCATGGTTGCTCTTACGGTATCAAAACAGTTCCTGATTTTCGATATACTGCTGGTTCTCTGCGGTGTGTTTCACGGAATAAACGGATTCAGAGTAATTCTGCATGAATTCGGAATCGCATATGAGTACCGGAAGGCATTGCTTGTGATCTCAGCAATCCTTGTTATCGTTGTCTGGCTTTATGCAAGCTACATTATGTACTCTCTTGAGGGTGGTTAA
- a CDS encoding succinate dehydrogenase iron-sulfur subunit yields the protein MAEFRVRRFDGKKSYWQTFNVPAKKGMTVLEGLYYIKENLDSSLAFRASCRMGICGSCAMRINGKPRLACETQILFLGDRITVEPLDNFTVIKDLVTDFEGFFAKHKAIKPYLIREDVKYDEPRELLQTPKELNEYYIFTLCIKCGACYSVCPAAATLDGYLGPAAMTAAYRFCADSRDKGKKERYEIVSSSNGVWRCHLAMECSEVCPKNVEPAKAVQLLRRRTAFSILKSLLGW from the coding sequence GTGGCCGAGTTTAGGGTTAGGAGGTTTGATGGTAAAAAATCCTACTGGCAGACGTTTAATGTACCGGCAAAGAAGGGGATGACAGTGCTGGAAGGGCTCTACTACATCAAGGAAAATCTTGACTCCTCGCTAGCTTTCAGAGCGTCATGCAGAATGGGTATTTGCGGTAGCTGTGCAATGAGAATAAACGGCAAACCAAGACTGGCATGTGAAACTCAGATCCTGTTTCTGGGTGACAGAATTACTGTCGAACCTCTGGATAACTTCACGGTAATAAAGGATCTGGTGACTGATTTTGAAGGATTCTTTGCGAAGCACAAGGCGATAAAGCCATATCTTATCAGGGAAGATGTGAAATACGATGAGCCGAGAGAGCTTCTGCAAACACCAAAAGAACTGAATGAATATTACATATTTACACTCTGCATAAAATGTGGAGCCTGCTATTCTGTCTGCCCTGCTGCAGCCACTCTCGACGGATATCTGGGACCCGCAGCCATGACCGCTGCCTATCGATTCTGCGCTGACAGCAGAGATAAAGGAAAGAAAGAACGATACGAGATTGTTAGTAGCTCTAATGGTGTTTGGAGGTGTCATCTGGCAATGGAGTGCAGTGAGGTCTGTCCGAAAAATGTTGAGCCTGCTAAGGCCGTGCAGTTGCTGAGGAGGAGAACAGCATTCAGCATACTGAAAAGCCTACTGGGGTGGTAG
- a CDS encoding succinate dehydrogenase/fumarate reductase flavoprotein subunit translates to MRVQHDIVIIGAGIAGMRAAIAAAEKSDRLSIAIIAKTYPIRCHSVCAEGGTAAVLREGDSFDLHAWDTVKGSDFLADQDAVEFFVRECPKEIIRLDNWGCPWSRNDDGTIAQRPFGGHSFNRATYAKDRTGFHEVHTLYERMLMYDSVVIYPEYFVTNLVIEDGSVQGVSAIELKTGNMTFFEAKAVIFTTGGAGRLYGFTTYSHQVTGDGLAIAYRNGIPLKDMEFFQFHPTGLIPSGILMTEGCRGEGGYLLNKNGERFMKKYAPEKMEIAPRDVVSRAMWTEIIEGRGLEGEYGPYIALDLRHLGEEKIEERLPLIRDAAIKFAGVDPVEEPIPVKPVAHYTMGGIHTNVKCETAVKGFFAAGECACVSIHGANRLGSNSTAECLVFGKVAGEMAAEYALKAKQGKISREFMNKEESRIYDELLGKSGDESPYEIKRELNSTMDKNMWIFREEKGLKEAVKKIEELKERYKNIEINDRTRGFNTDLMMAIEIGYMLDLAEVVAIGALKRQESRGAHYRLDYPKRDDENWLKHTLAYYTPEGPKFDYIPVMITKWEPVERKY, encoded by the coding sequence GTGAGAGTGCAGCATGATATTGTAATCATCGGTGCTGGTATAGCGGGGATGAGGGCTGCCATAGCCGCAGCGGAGAAAAGCGACAGACTGTCCATCGCAATAATTGCAAAAACGTACCCGATAAGATGCCACAGTGTATGTGCCGAAGGTGGTACAGCAGCGGTGTTGAGAGAGGGAGATAGTTTCGATCTCCACGCCTGGGATACGGTTAAGGGAAGCGATTTCCTCGCAGACCAGGATGCTGTGGAGTTCTTTGTCCGGGAGTGTCCGAAGGAAATCATAAGACTGGACAACTGGGGATGCCCGTGGAGCAGAAATGATGACGGAACGATAGCTCAGAGGCCCTTCGGTGGTCACAGCTTCAACAGAGCAACTTACGCCAAGGACAGGACGGGATTCCATGAAGTTCACACTCTTTACGAAAGGATGCTCATGTACGACAGCGTTGTGATCTATCCTGAATATTTCGTAACAAATCTGGTTATCGAGGACGGTTCGGTTCAGGGTGTGTCTGCTATTGAGCTCAAAACAGGCAATATGACGTTTTTCGAGGCAAAGGCCGTGATCTTCACGACGGGTGGAGCAGGGAGGCTGTACGGCTTTACCACATACAGCCACCAGGTCACGGGCGATGGTCTGGCAATAGCATACCGGAATGGCATTCCACTGAAGGACATGGAGTTCTTCCAGTTCCATCCAACCGGGCTCATACCATCCGGTATTCTGATGACGGAGGGGTGCAGGGGTGAGGGCGGATACCTGCTGAACAAGAACGGCGAGAGATTCATGAAAAAGTATGCTCCCGAAAAGATGGAGATCGCCCCAAGAGATGTCGTTTCGAGAGCGATGTGGACTGAGATCATCGAGGGCAGAGGTCTGGAGGGAGAGTATGGACCTTACATTGCACTGGACCTGAGACATCTCGGCGAGGAAAAAATTGAGGAGAGACTACCGCTCATCAGAGATGCAGCAATAAAGTTCGCCGGAGTTGACCCGGTTGAGGAGCCCATACCCGTTAAACCAGTCGCTCACTACACAATGGGTGGAATACACACAAATGTAAAATGTGAAACGGCAGTGAAGGGATTCTTTGCTGCCGGAGAGTGTGCATGCGTCAGCATTCACGGAGCTAACAGGCTCGGGTCAAACTCGACGGCCGAGTGCCTGGTATTTGGAAAGGTTGCCGGAGAGATGGCTGCTGAGTATGCCCTGAAAGCAAAACAGGGGAAAATCTCCAGAGAGTTCATGAACAAGGAGGAGAGCAGAATCTATGACGAACTTCTTGGAAAAAGCGGGGATGAGAGTCCCTACGAGATAAAGAGGGAGCTGAACAGCACGATGGATAAAAACATGTGGATATTCAGGGAGGAGAAGGGACTGAAGGAGGCTGTTAAAAAGATTGAGGAGCTGAAGGAACGCTATAAGAATATAGAAATCAACGACAGGACTAGAGGCTTCAACACGGATCTGATGATGGCTATAGAAATAGGGTACATGCTCGACCTGGCAGAAGTTGTGGCCATCGGCGCTCTGAAAAGGCAGGAAAGCAGAGGGGCGCACTACAGACTAGATTACCCAAAGAGGGATGATGAGAACTGGCTGAAGCATACCCTGGCCTACTACACACCTGAGGGACCCAAGTTTGACTACATTCCAGTTATGATAACCAAATGGGAGCCGGTGGAGAGGAAGTACTGA
- a CDS encoding amino acid ABC transporter ATP-binding protein, whose translation MALLEIKDLHKRFGNLHVLKGINLDVEKGEVVVIIGPSGSGKSTLLRCINRLEEPTSGKIILDGVEITDSKVDINRIRQRIGIVFQQFNLFPHLTALQNITLAPIRIKKMDKKEAEELAMRLLEKVGLGDQADYYPAQLSGGQQQRVAIARALAMNPEVMLFDEVTSALDPELVKEVLDVMKGLARDGMTMIVVTHEMGFAREVGDRVIFMDEGVIVEEGKPEKIFSNPEHERTKKFLSMIL comes from the coding sequence ATGGCACTGCTTGAAATCAAAGATCTCCACAAACGGTTCGGAAATCTGCACGTGCTCAAAGGTATAAACCTGGATGTTGAAAAGGGAGAGGTTGTGGTCATCATCGGTCCTTCAGGGAGTGGAAAGTCCACATTGCTGAGATGCATAAACAGGCTTGAGGAGCCAACATCAGGAAAGATAATACTTGATGGGGTTGAGATAACTGACAGCAAGGTAGATATAAACAGAATCAGGCAGAGAATCGGAATTGTTTTCCAGCAGTTCAATCTTTTTCCTCACCTCACGGCTCTGCAGAACATAACTCTCGCCCCCATCAGGATAAAGAAGATGGACAAGAAGGAGGCTGAGGAGCTGGCAATGAGGTTGCTTGAGAAGGTGGGATTGGGCGATCAGGCCGATTATTATCCTGCTCAGCTCAGCGGAGGACAGCAGCAGAGGGTTGCGATTGCAAGGGCACTGGCAATGAATCCGGAGGTTATGCTGTTTGATGAGGTTACCTCTGCACTTGATCCGGAACTTGTCAAAGAGGTTCTCGACGTCATGAAAGGTCTGGCAAGGGATGGTATGACGATGATCGTGGTCACACATGAAATGGGGTTCGCCAGAGAGGTCGGAGACAGAGTTATTTTTATGGACGAAGGTGTTATTGTGGAGGAGGGAAAGCCAGAAAAAATATTCTCGAACCCGGAGCATGAGAGAACGAAAAAATTCCTGAGCATGATTTTATAG
- a CDS encoding pyrroline-5-carboxylate reductase family protein gives MKVAVIGGGNLGTAITMNAARKAEVIVVKRRKELFDVVDNVEVVSSIEEASSADVFIITLKPDVFRANIGKISEVADEKPVISFAAGVKLGEMRSIESPHRAMTNLAIEKKGLVACYPPQTRRHLGFLDAEFIPCSSEKELEAMTSFLGSSPAIISKLVHAFIVAALKEGISYENALKTGIHVFGATAYLYNKYGLESLIQKIATPGGTTAEGLTKIPLAERAFMDALISASKRAEEL, from the coding sequence ATGAAGGTAGCTGTTATAGGTGGAGGAAATCTTGGAACTGCAATAACCATGAATGCTGCCAGAAAAGCAGAGGTGATTGTTGTAAAAAGACGGAAAGAGCTTTTCGATGTGGTGGACAATGTGGAGGTTGTTTCTAGCATTGAGGAGGCCAGTTCTGCAGACGTTTTCATAATCACCCTCAAACCCGATGTTTTCAGGGCGAATATCGGCAAAATCTCCGAAGTTGCTGATGAAAAACCAGTGATCAGTTTCGCTGCCGGAGTCAAGCTTGGTGAGATGAGAAGCATAGAATCCCCTCATCGTGCCATGACAAATCTGGCGATTGAGAAAAAAGGTCTCGTTGCCTGTTATCCCCCACAGACCCGGAGACATCTGGGATTTCTGGATGCCGAGTTCATACCGTGCAGCTCTGAAAAGGAACTTGAGGCGATGACATCTTTTCTCGGAAGCTCGCCAGCCATAATCTCGAAACTCGTCCACGCATTTATAGTAGCAGCTCTTAAAGAAGGTATAAGTTATGAGAATGCTCTGAAAACTGGGATCCATGTTTTTGGGGCCACAGCATATCTCTACAATAAATACGGTCTTGAGAGTTTGATCCAAAAAATTGCAACTCCGGGGGGAACTACTGCTGAGGGGCTGACAAAAATCCCTCTGGCCGAAAGGGCGTTTATGGATGCACTCATTTCAGCATCAAAAAGGGCAGAAGAGCTATAA
- a CDS encoding phosphate signaling complex PhoU family protein — protein MKIRKLQLVGGSSFMISLPKDWISRHNLKQGDEVVLREFDEFIVVQPQLSGDSEIKVVVKNVPTFERGFLKRFLGSIYSLGVDKIVIEQEGVGKHITEISDISHDFIGMEVLDCTSNRVVLHIFTIPDFDVVTIIKRMFQILSGIMDEITNNLLLEKLDKEVDKKIHRYEIDFDRLYLLAVRLVNRGMKKIAVSDWDELRFLLGSRIIAKFYEEIADILFILSRYIWSYEREFRVEIHDFMIKLEMAFEKSFDSFISSDMGTIEEYISTVEGLSRIVQDSINANPRGTIVKELLLQICRMLESIGEISFNKCVREMLRQ, from the coding sequence ATGAAAATTAGGAAACTGCAACTCGTAGGCGGATCGAGTTTCATGATATCCCTCCCAAAAGACTGGATCTCCAGACACAACTTAAAACAGGGAGATGAAGTTGTTTTGAGGGAGTTTGACGAGTTCATTGTCGTACAACCTCAGCTTAGCGGAGATTCGGAGATAAAAGTTGTTGTCAAAAACGTACCCACATTTGAGAGAGGATTTCTTAAAAGATTTCTCGGTTCAATATACTCCCTAGGTGTGGACAAGATCGTTATTGAGCAGGAAGGGGTAGGCAAACACATCACTGAAATTTCCGATATCTCCCATGACTTCATCGGGATGGAGGTTCTCGACTGCACTTCAAACCGGGTTGTACTCCATATATTCACCATCCCGGATTTTGATGTCGTAACCATAATAAAAAGAATGTTTCAGATTCTGTCCGGAATTATGGATGAAATTACGAATAATCTGCTTCTCGAGAAGCTGGACAAAGAGGTGGATAAAAAAATCCACAGATACGAAATAGACTTTGACAGACTTTATCTACTCGCTGTCAGGCTTGTTAACAGAGGGATGAAGAAAATTGCCGTCAGTGACTGGGACGAGCTTCGATTCCTGCTCGGTTCGAGAATTATCGCCAAATTTTACGAGGAGATTGCAGACATACTTTTCATACTTTCCAGATACATCTGGAGCTATGAGAGAGAGTTCAGAGTGGAAATTCATGATTTTATGATTAAACTTGAGATGGCATTTGAAAAGAGCTTCGATTCCTTCATAAGCTCGGATATGGGTACAATAGAAGAATACATATCCACCGTAGAGGGACTTTCCAGAATCGTTCAGGACTCCATAAACGCAAACCCACGGGGAACTATTGTAAAGGAGTTACTTCTCCAGATTTGCAGGATGCTTGAATCAATAGGTGAAATTTCCTTCAACAAGTGTGTGAGAGAAATGCTCAGGCAGTAG